taataatttgtagaCTAAGTACACTAGGTTATAAGAAAGCTGTGTTTAATATAGGAATAGATAAGACTAGTTTTAGATAGTTTTAATTaagccttttttgaaaaaaataaaatttaaaaaattccaccaaagagctttttcaactttttggtaaataaagactagaaaagttaaagatatatatacatcagatgaaaggcaTTATTagaagttatttttcgattttttaatttttgaaatccatccactagtttcggagatatttgaaaaattcataatttcgccttttgacatggaattacccccaaatcCTTCATTTGCACCATATATgtaagggaacgtacccaaactacgtgacccattttctGCAAATTTTTATCCCCCTCCCCCCTCCATGATCACCTGTAGTCACGTAGCATTTTctacattgcgagcattttctattagtaaTATAGGAGTAATACATATAtgatttgcaccaaaaaagaaatgttggaatcagcatacaaaatctctataaagtcaaagtttttattatttttttttttttgacaaatgtatgtagtCTGCACTTCTTCCGTCTTTTGAtacaccaacgcctctaacaccactctCATTGtggtacacccctgttgaaacagcaagtttccttggactcccgttagaggatattgatgacaatttgtgatcggtcgcacataATGGATGGGgcgacgaagcactgctacaacaatctTTTGTtatcacctttgataatttttgataaaaattaggtggtgcaccgtcttgtaaaatggTTTTTTTTGTGATAGAAGCAAAATTGTTGATATTTATTCGCGATCCAGGGTTCGAAATGCATCCTTTATGTTATGCTGCCGTGAAATCAGGGTTGCCTGTATGATTTGTTAATCACCCGAAAAAATCCctggtaatagtctagaacaggggtccactgctaatacgcgtccaaaaatatcgagaggtgccTCGACAACATTAATCCGacggcggaaaataaaaatttcaactcgTTCAAAGGATATTAACGAAAAAGCCAAAAATTACCCCGGTTTCGTAGGAACAttattatttttgcgcagaacacctttctgcgttcgcggcctttggccgcgcttgtACAAAATTACCCccgccggtccaccaatggggtgggatcaaaattaaatgcgttcaaaatccctttgtatacaaaatttttttcagtgcacattACAGGAACCACTCCGctctcattatggtccgcccctgttgaaacagcgagttccttggactcccgttagaagacattgatgacaatttatgattggtcgcacctattagatgggatgaagcactgctacaacaacaaccacatgaaaatttccaacttttttttacaaatatctccagacagatacaattcttcttttccgccatcagattattgttgtcgaggtcaaaacgcgtcttttggcacctcttttggacgcgtattagcagttgaCCCTTGCTCTAGAGTCTAGAATCTAGACTTTTAACAAACCTCTAGGCGATTAAAAGCCaacttattaatttaatttacatttaggttttaattactttttaaaattaaatgaattcacattttatttacttctgtgcatacaaaaattttaagcaaaGTTAAAAAGTACAATTAAGTTTAGTATGAAAAACCAAATGAACGAGTAAAATACAATTAGGCATACAACCCAATTGAGGGGTTAAAGATCAAAGCCGCCCCCGTCTAGACTTAAAAATGATTGTGAATAACCGATGTCAGGATTCGCAATTGTTCTTCCGAACTAGCAATCCATATTTCGGAAACGGCGGGACCAATTACAAACTGGTTGACAGACATACTCTTGAAATTTATTAAATCGAACATTTCTTTCAAAGTTTTTCCTGGAGTTGGGGTTTGAGTATGAGCTTCGCCAAAGTTGTCAACCATTCCCAATTTTTTTGATGCAAAACCATCCATTTTCAGACCGTGTATCTTGGCGTAATTTTCAATTAAGCAAAACCGTtcgatttctttaaatttacCTTGAAGAAACTTTAGCAGATCGTAAAAAATTTCGGGTTCCAAGTCGTATATCGAGGAGTTAGTAGCTAAATCAGTGATGTCATATGGAAAATTTGATTTATAATAATGTCCACAATTTTTATACTTAATATAAGTAATCTCCCGACCAAGTTTCTTTTCAtattcaaaaatttgtaaaaaatcatgaaagcttGTGTTTTGTTGCTGAACCTTCGTACTGATTTTACCATGGCATGCAGTCAAAAGCTTCTCCAGCATATAATAATCCGCCAAGAAAGCCACATGTTTCAAACGTTTAATGGTCAGTAAGTCAAGAGAGTCAGTTTTTTCATAATAAATATATTCCAATATCACTTTGAAGTCGATGATATCTAGTACATTTGGTAGTGGAATGTTGGCACTAGCGTCTGCTTCTTTATAGTTTCCATTGAACATACTTGCGAAAACAATTGAAGCGCATGAGAGTTTAGATTTATGTGCTTCAATAGTACTAGCGCTTGCTCCCGACCCTATCAAAAAGCTGCAATCAAAGGGTGAGGACTCTTGATTGCCTAATTTTTCGGTAACACTAAAAAATAATGAATCATATTAAAACATAACATAATATTACATAAATTTATTTTACCTTGAGTTATCTTCGCCAGCCATTTCAAAATCGAGAAATCAGAAGTTCTGTGGCGTTACTATTCACAATCAAATTCTATTGTAGGGAACTCCCCGTTTTTAGGGTACACACTTGCCTAGGGATAAAGCAATGCCAGTAATTACTAGAGATGGCAATTATTCGTGTACCTGTGACtttgtcacagctactgaaaGATTAGATTCAGCGACAACTTGGAAGGAACAGCCGTGATTGACTGACAGTGAcagccattgtgaatgatgactaagtgtgttatcttatctgtcctgcctgacaggctgttcaatatggctacttttcagcgttttgacaggctgttcaatatggcggcgcctatctgtagcgggtgatagaaagagacacAGAATGCGACAGCGAtagtcatttacaaatcaggtgatccaatcactttggaattttgacgtttatgcagaagatatcacacatagtcatcattcacaatggtgacAGCATCTCTTTTCCGTTCCCAATCACGCTTACCAATAAAAATAATCACAGACTCAAACATTGCTCTCGTCACAGGAACAATTAGCTCTTATGCTATGAACCAATGTTCAAAGTTACTTAAACTGCGACTTAATAACACTAGATGTCCTGGAAAATGACATAAAGGGCGGCTATTCCCACGCTCTTGCTAGAATTTGATATCTACTATTAAATCAATTGTCGCATTAACAGTGGTGTGGTGTTATGTGCATATCTGGCACATATGGCGATATCTAGTGCTACTTATTCGTATCATCAGTCAGCAGACAATTATATAGGTATTGGTATTTTCTCTGAATCAGTTACAGATACAGATAAAAACAGCTTCGACTGGCAGGTCACAATAACAGACCACAGATTACAAATCACGAGATCGGCCAGCATTAggaaccaaagaggata
The DNA window shown above is from Eurosta solidaginis isolate ZX-2024a chromosome 2, ASM4086904v1, whole genome shotgun sequence and carries:
- the LOC137242014 gene encoding uncharacterized protein — its product is MAGEDNSSVTEKLGNQESSPFDCSFLIGSGASASTIEAHKSKLSCASIVFASMFNGNYKEADASANIPLPNVLDIIDFKVILEYIYYEKTDSLDLLTIKRLKHVAFLADYYMLEKLLTACHGKISTKVQQQNTSFHDFLQIFEYEKKLGREITYIKYKNCGHYYKSNFPYDITDLATNSSIYDLEPEIFYDLLKFLQGKFKEIERFCLIENYAKIHGLKMDGFASKKLGMVDNFGEAHTQTPTPGKTLKEMFDLINFKSMSVNQFVIGPAVSEIWIASSEEQLRILTSVIHNHF